The proteins below come from a single Oncorhynchus gorbuscha isolate QuinsamMale2020 ecotype Even-year linkage group LG12, OgorEven_v1.0, whole genome shotgun sequence genomic window:
- the LOC123991009 gene encoding WD repeat and coiled-coil-containing protein-like → MELGKAKLLRTGLNMLHQAIHPVHGIAWTDGKQVCLTSLYYANGDVKFGDTNVIGQFEHVFGLYWGPLCCSGSPALLAVQHKKHVTVWQLQLSALEQNKLLCTQTCEMSEPFPLLSEGCVWHPKMDILSVLTKKDASVLFCVRVDNRRVKADIKGSGLIHCACWTKDGTRLVVAVGSALYSYIYNDVQKSLLACSFCPIFDVGGYICAIESTGEAQVAVATELPLERICGLNAGIVFDVPSDSESSLLGHSSLMVMLDEDGCIDPRRRSFDSERSYLSCSPSGGPMDLTHLLAKHRRSDPSPLINLRRKDHLTGSGQDSSHLILVTYEQKVTSTSKVSIPGILVPDILAFDSRGSMVAVASNTCSMVLVYCITPFAMPNVQQISLQKNERPKGVCFLSDKTLLLMIGRQKFNEPAFLPSSNTEKYILHLSSKEIVYDGETPASPSPNRQSPANFYPGIRRHSEHVFSKEEQQERVAIKELVLPGGGVIQSRSPGSSRRRLVEEVRSPEPSSVDFPYSDLCRPSDQSHSSASSITVENFDMEPINRMRASVQSGDLSRPCSPYYNPGDKPHTELPTLPKTTPLAPREKERNLEQLSQNMERIFSRFSEVQQYLTEIRDFTQNGKRGLGTIYPNACEPPYVNITCQKQLSENVFIDERRPVLLCEGKLCLKVLQELFNLTIVEIMYGPLWIVLVADAEGFVPLTFKPKEELTVRNGRRKSPIRSPGSPDTCPSSPVKSPSSPAKSQT, encoded by the exons ATGGAACTGGGCAAAGCCAAGTTGCTGAGGACCGGTCTGAACATGCTACACCAAGCCATCCACCCAGTTCACGGGATCGCATGGACGGATGGGAAACAGGTCTGCCTCACCTCCCTTTACTATGCCAACGGTGACGTGAAATTCGGCGACACCAATGTCATTGGTCAGTTTGAGCATGTCTTCGGTCTCTACTGGGGCCCTCTATGCTGCTCCGGCTCTCCTGCTCTGTTGGCCGTCCAACACAAGAAGCATGTCACAGTGTGGCAGCTGCAGCTCAGCGCTCTGGAACAGAACAAGCTGCTGTGCACTCAGACCTGTGAGATGAGCGAACCGTTCCCCCTTCTGTCTGAGGGATGTGTCTGGCATCCCAAGATGGACATCCTTTCTGTCCTTACCAAGAAAGATGCCTCTGTGCTGTTCTGTGTCCGCGTGGACAACCGCAGGGTGAAGGCTGATATTAAAGGCAGTGGACTCATCCACTGTGCCTGCTGGACCAAAGATGGCACCCGGTTGGTTGTGGCCGTTGGAAGCGCCCTTTACTCCTACATCTATAACGATGTTCAGAAGAGTCTTTTAGCCTGCTCCTTCTGCCCTATCTTCGACGTGGGTGGGTACATCTGTGCCATCGAGTCGACAGGCGAAGCCCAGGTGGCAGTGGCTACAGAGCTGCCTCTGGAGAGGATCTGCGGGCTGAACGCAGGTATAGTCTTCGACGTGCCCTCAGATTCCGAGTCCTCCCTACTAGGACATTCTTCTCTTATGGTGATGTTGGATGAGGATGGCTGTATAGACCCCCGCAGGAGGTCCTTTGACTCGGAGAGGTCCTACCTGTCCTGCTCTCCGTCCGGCGGCCCTATGGACCTCACCCACCTCCTGGCCAAGCACCGGCGCTCCGACCCCAGTCCACTCATAAACTTGCGCCGCAAGGACCACCTGACCGGCTCCGGACAGGATTCATCTCACCTTATCCTTGTCACCTACGAACAGAAAGTCACCAGCACCAGTAAGGTCAGCATCCCTGGGATCCTGGTGCCAGACATCTTGGCCTTTGACTCCAGAGGCTCCATGGTGGCGGTGGCCTCCAATACGTGTAGCATGGTGCTGGTCTACTGCATCACGCCCTTCGCTATGCCCAATGTCCAGCAGATCTCCTTACAGAAGAACGAGAGGCCCAAAGGCGTCTGCTTCCTCAGTGACAAGACGCTGCTTCTCATGATCGGCAGACAGAAGTTCAACGAACctgccttcctcccctcctccaacaCGGAAAAATACATCCTGCACCTCTCTTCCAAGGAGATAGTCTACGACGGAGAAACCCCGGCGTCTCCCTCCCCGAACCGGCAATCCCCCGCTAATTTCTACCCGGGGATTAGGCGCCACTCGGAGCATGTCTTCTCTaaggaggagcagcaggagcgTGTGGCGATCAAGGAGTTGGTGCTGCCGGGAGGAGGTGTAATCCAGTCCCGTTCTCCagggagcagcaggaggaggctggtggaggaggtgaggagccCGGAGCCCAGCTCAGTCGACTTTCCCTACTCTGACCTCTGCCGCCCCTCTGATCAATCCCACTCGAGCGCCTCCTCCATTACGGTCGAGAACTTCGACATGGAACCCATCAACCGGATGAGAGCATCAGTGCAATCTGGGGACTTGAGTCGACCCTGCTCCCCATACTACAACCCTGGGGATAAGCCCCACACGGAGCTCCCCACCCTGCCCAAGACCACCCCCCTGGcccccagagagaaggagaggaacctGGAGCAGCTGTCCCAGAACATGGAGAGGATTTTCTCTCGCTTCTCTGAGGTGCAACAGTATCTCACAGAGATCAGGGACTTCACTCAGAACGGGAAAAGGGGTTTGGGGACTATTTACCCCAACGCCTGTGAACCTCCATACGTTAACATCACGTGTCAG AAGCAGCTGTCTGAAAATGTGTTTATAGATGAGAGAAGACCAGTGTTGCTGTGTGAGGGGAAGCTTTGTCTGAAGGTTCTTCAGGAGCTCTTTAACCTCACTATAGTAGAGATTATGTATG GTCCGTTGTGGATAGTCCTTGTGGCGGATGCAGAGGGCTTTGTACCCCTGACTTTTAAACCCAAAGAGGAGTTGACCGTGAGGAACGGCAGGAGGAAATCTCCCATCAGAAGCCCTGGCAGCCCAGACACATGCCCCTCCAGCCCTGTGAAATCTCCCTCAAGCCCAGCTAAATCACAGACTTGA